In a single window of the Tellurirhabdus bombi genome:
- the treF gene encoding alpha,alpha-trehalase TreF encodes MLTTQQHPISPDLLFGVLFHDVQMQHIFQDSKTFADCIPNAPAEEILSRYEIEKYQAGFQLEEFVRTNFRIPSKISTDFVSDQTIPTAEHINRIWSKLTRSVEPNSSLLPVPYPYIVPGGRFRGLYYWDSYFTMLGLQVSGENDLIRGMVENFAYLIEAYGHIPNANRSYFLSRSQPPFFPLMLQLLAEIDGPGVMTRYLAHMQKEYTFWMDGYYRLDDVEPCFRRVALIPEDAPEAGAVLNRYWDDVAAPRPESYSEDVDLAHKASADYGTPPETMYRHIRAACESGWDFTSRWLSDGLTLATTQTTDIIPVDLNCLMYVFEKILSDTYRQAGQVEVADIYKKRADERGRVITRLFWDEEKGFFKDYNLKTHSLTPILSLAGLFPLYVGLATPEQASRVHDLVVNDFLQAGGVVTALHTTGQQWDSPNGWAPLQWVTYKGLKDYGFDNTASVIRARWLALNDKVFFNTGKMMEKYNVMDNNTEAGGGEYPNQDGFGWTNGIYLRLLAE; translated from the coding sequence ATGTTAACAACGCAACAACACCCCATCTCGCCGGACCTGCTTTTTGGCGTCTTATTTCACGACGTTCAGATGCAGCATATATTTCAAGATAGTAAAACATTTGCAGACTGCATACCCAATGCGCCCGCGGAAGAGATTCTGAGTCGCTATGAAATTGAAAAATATCAGGCAGGTTTTCAGCTGGAAGAGTTTGTTAGAACCAACTTCCGGATACCTTCCAAAATCAGCACTGACTTCGTTAGCGACCAAACAATTCCCACTGCCGAGCACATTAACCGCATCTGGAGCAAGCTGACCCGCAGCGTCGAGCCGAACAGTTCGCTCCTGCCGGTGCCTTATCCTTACATTGTTCCGGGTGGGCGTTTCCGTGGTCTGTACTACTGGGACAGTTACTTTACCATGCTGGGCTTGCAGGTATCGGGTGAGAATGACCTGATTCGGGGAATGGTCGAAAATTTTGCCTACCTGATTGAAGCCTACGGCCATATTCCCAATGCCAACCGGAGCTATTTTTTGAGCCGTTCGCAGCCACCATTTTTCCCGCTCATGCTTCAGCTCCTGGCTGAAATCGATGGGCCGGGCGTCATGACTCGCTACCTGGCTCACATGCAGAAGGAATACACTTTCTGGATGGATGGCTATTACCGCCTCGATGATGTCGAGCCTTGTTTCCGGCGCGTGGCCCTAATTCCCGAAGATGCCCCCGAGGCAGGTGCCGTTCTGAACCGTTACTGGGATGACGTAGCCGCTCCGCGCCCCGAATCATACAGCGAAGATGTTGACCTGGCTCATAAAGCGTCTGCCGACTACGGAACGCCGCCCGAAACAATGTATCGGCATATCCGGGCCGCCTGCGAATCAGGCTGGGACTTTACAAGTCGCTGGCTATCCGACGGCCTGACCCTAGCTACCACCCAAACTACCGACATTATACCCGTCGACCTGAACTGTCTGATGTATGTGTTCGAAAAAATATTGTCGGATACCTATCGGCAAGCCGGCCAGGTTGAAGTGGCTGACATTTATAAAAAACGTGCCGACGAACGCGGGCGAGTAATTACCCGTTTGTTTTGGGATGAGGAAAAAGGCTTTTTCAAAGATTACAACCTGAAAACGCACAGCCTCACACCCATTCTGTCGCTGGCGGGTCTTTTCCCGCTGTATGTCGGTCTGGCCACGCCCGAGCAGGCATCCCGCGTTCACGATTTGGTGGTTAATGACTTCTTGCAGGCAGGCGGTGTTGTCACGGCCTTACACACAACAGGCCAGCAGTGGGACTCTCCCAACGGCTGGGCACCCCTTCAATGGGTTACCTATAAAGGCCTGAAAGACTACGGTTTCGACAACACGGCTTCGGTTATTCGGGCGCGCTGGCTCGCGCTGAACGACAAAGTTTTCTTCAATACCGGTAAGATGATGGAGAAATACAACGTGATGGACAACAACACCGAGGCTGGCGGCGGCGAGTACCCAAATCAGGATGGTTTCGGCTGGACTAACGGAATTTACTTGCGGCTATTGGCAGAATAG